Part of the Micromonospora inyonensis genome, GGCCGATCCCCGGGAACGCGGTGAGCAGCCGCCGTAACCCTGCCGGGTCGCCGGCGGCGGCGTGCAGCCGCCGCAGGTCGCCCCGCCACCGGTCCAGGCACAGCCGCGCCCCGGTGCCGAGCATCGTGGCGGTCCGTTCGTCGTAGCGGCGGTAGTGGCCGCGTCCCAACGCGTCGACCCGGTCCTGCCAGGCGGCGGCCTCCATCCGCTGTGGGGTCCGCAGGCCGGCGGCGAAGAGTTCCCGGGCGGCGGCCACCGCCACCTGCGCCCGGATCCGGGTGCTCAGCAGGGTGGCCAGCACCAGCAACTGGTACAGGGCGGCGGGCTGGTCGCTCAGGCGGATCCCGGCCTGCTCGGCGTAGGTGTGCGGCTGGCGGCGCAGCAGGGTGCGCGCCACCGCGCGTTCGTCGCTCACCGGCGGGATGTACCCCCGGGGCCGCCGATCAGCCCCGCCCGGCGGGGTCGATCCGTCACCCGGCGGGGATCCCCGCCGGCCGCGGTGACCGTGGGCGGGGCGGTCGCATGGGCCCGCCGGGCCCGGGTAACCGGCCGGTGGCGGCACCCCGCCGTGTACCAGCCGACGAGTGAGGAGAACAGCCGTGTCGAACCCACAGCAGCCGGAGTTGCGGCGCAACGCCCGTAACGACGCGGTGCAGGACGCCAAGGGTCCCGGTGCGACCGGGCACCCGCAGGGCGGCCACAGCACCGGCGACCGGGGCCGACCGGTGCCGCGCGGGCAGACCTCACCGTACGGGCCGGCCGGCGAGCCGGTCGCCGACGACGAGAGCGACGCGCGGGGCTAACCCCGGCAGGGCGGCCGCAGCCGGTACCAGGTGGCGGCGGCCGCCGCCCCGTACGCCAGGTGCGGCACGATGTCGGCCAGCCAGTCGGTGCGGCTCCACCGGCGCGGGTCGGTCACGCCCACAGCGGTCATCGTCGCGTCGGACAGCACCATCACGGCCGCGCCGAGCAGCCCCACGGCCAGTGGCGGCGCCAGCAGGCGGCGGTGGGTCGCCACCGCGAACACCGCGCCGACGCCGACGCCCAGCCCGTAGCCGAGCAGCGGCCCGAGGCCGGCGCGGCGGTTGGCGGCCGGCTCACCCGTACCCAGGTCGAGGTGGGCGGTGTCGGCCAGCCGGCCGGCGGTCTCGTCCGGGGTGCTGCTGGCCGGGCGGCCCCGGACCGTCATGTCCAGGTAGCTGACCATGTTCAGCGCGGCACTGCCGACCGCGCCCGCGAGCATTCCGTCGACCGCCACGCCGGTCATCGGGGATCACCCGGTTCCCGCTCGGCCTTCGGGCCGTAGGTGCGGTCGCCGCGTACGACGCCCCGCTGTCCCCGGTCCTCCCGCAGGATCCGGTTGGCGACGTCGTTGGCCTCGTCGTCGGCGGCCCGCCCCGAGTTCTCGACCAGCTTGCGCAGTCGGGCCCGTTCCTTGTCGTACGCGTTGCTGCCCGGTCGTGGTCCCGGCATGTCTGCCGCCTCCCTGTGCGTCGTCGTGGCCGTTGGCGTACGCCGTGTACCCGCCGCGCCCCCGGCCATGCCGTCGGGGCGCGGCGGCGGACTGGCGGCGGCTGTCCGGTCACGCACGGCCGGCGCGGCCGGGAGGGGTCAGTGCGGGCCCCGGACCACGGCCACCGGGCAGTCGCTGTGGTGCAGCACCGCCTGGCTCACCGAGCCGAGCAGCAGGCCGGTCAGTTCACCCCGGCCCCGCGCGCCGACCACCAGCAGCTGCGCCCGGCGGGACGCCTCGGTCAGCGCCGCACCGGGTTTGGCATGGACCACCTGCCCGGTCACCGGCACCTGCGGGTACCGGTCGGCCAGCCCGGCCAGGGACTCGGCGAGCAGCCGCTCCTCCTCACCGCGCAGGGCCCCCTCCTGGTGCACGAGGGGTTGCATGTCGCCGGGCCCGGTGGACGCCGGATGCCGGTAGGCGTGCACGGCCAGCAACCCGGTGTCCCGCCACGCCGCCTGCTCGGCGGCGACCTGCACGGCCAGCCGGGACAGGTCGGAGCCGTCCACCCCGACGACCACCGGGCCGGTCGTCCGGTCGGTGCCCCGGGCCACCAGCACCGGGCAGTCGGCGTACGCGGCGACCTGGATCGCCACCGACCCGACCAGCAGCGAGGTGAACCCGCCCAGGCCCCGGTCGCCGACGACGACCGAGGAGGCGGTGAGGGACTCGCCCAGCAGCACCGCGGCGGCACCACCGTCGATGATCTCCCCGGTGACGGGCAGGTCCGCCACGGCGGCGCGGGCCTCGTCGACGGCCTCGTCGACGATCCGGTGGGCCTGCTGCCGCAGTCCACTGCCCGGTGGCCCGCCGGCCGGTGGGGCGCCGCTGACGTGCAGCAGCGGCCAGATGTACGCGTGCACCACGCGCAGGGGCCGCTGCCGCCGGTCGGCCTCCACGGCGGCCAGGCGCACCGCGCGCAACGCCTGCGCAGAGCCGTCCACCCCGACCACCACCGCCGCGCCGTCCGCCGAGTTCACCGCCTGGCCCCTTCCGCGCGTCGTCGGTCCCACCTGCCCGGCCCAGTATCGCGGCCGGGGCCGCCGTGCCGTGGCGATACCGGTCAGGACACCGGTCGGTACGCTGTCGGCGATCACCGTGGAGGGGACGAGACGATGGCCGAGCCGACCGCACCGAGCACCGCCAGGATGATCGACTTCTGGCTCGGCGGGAGCGACCACTTCCCGGTCGACGTGGCCGCCGCGCACGCCTTCGAGCAGGCGTACGGGCCGTGCACGCCGGTGTTCCGGTCGTTGCGGGCGTTCCTCGGCCGGGCGGTGCGGCACATCGCCGACGCCGGCGTGGACTCCTTCCTGGTCTTCGGCGCGGGCGTGCCGACGTGCGGCAACGTCCACGAGGTGGTGCCGGAGGCGACCGTCCTCTACACCGACGTGGACCCGGTGGCCGTCGAGATCGGCCAGCGGATTCTCGCCGGCCACGACCGGGTGGGTTACGGCTTCGCCGACGCCACCGCGGTCGACGGCATCGACCCGGCGCTGCGGCGGCGGTTCCTGCCCGGCTGGGGCGACCGGCCGGTGGGGCTGGTCTTCCTCGGGCTGGCCGCGTTCCTCGACGACGACACCCTGGCCCGCACCCTCGACGACCTGTACGAGGCGGTGGCGCCGGGCAGCCGGCTCGCCGTCGACTTCGACACCGAGGAGCTCGCCGGGTATCCGCAGGCCCTGGCGATGATGGGTCCGGCGTTCCGGATGCGACCGCCGGAGTCGTTCGCCCGGCTGCTGGGGCGCTGGCAGCCGACCGCCGACGGGATCGTGCCGGTGGCCCGGTGGCGTCCCGACGGCACCGGGGAGGCGGTGCCGGACGCGTTC contains:
- a CDS encoding phosphatidylethanolamine-binding protein gives rise to the protein MPGPRPGSNAYDKERARLRKLVENSGRAADDEANDVANRILREDRGQRGVVRGDRTYGPKAEREPGDPR
- a CDS encoding universal stress protein, with translation MNSADGAAVVVGVDGSAQALRAVRLAAVEADRRQRPLRVVHAYIWPLLHVSGAPPAGGPPGSGLRQQAHRIVDEAVDEARAAVADLPVTGEIIDGGAAAVLLGESLTASSVVVGDRGLGGFTSLLVGSVAIQVAAYADCPVLVARGTDRTTGPVVVGVDGSDLSRLAVQVAAEQAAWRDTGLLAVHAYRHPASTGPGDMQPLVHQEGALRGEEERLLAESLAGLADRYPQVPVTGQVVHAKPGAALTEASRRAQLLVVGARGRGELTGLLLGSVSQAVLHHSDCPVAVVRGPH
- a CDS encoding SAM-dependent methyltransferase, giving the protein MAEPTAPSTARMIDFWLGGSDHFPVDVAAAHAFEQAYGPCTPVFRSLRAFLGRAVRHIADAGVDSFLVFGAGVPTCGNVHEVVPEATVLYTDVDPVAVEIGQRILAGHDRVGYGFADATAVDGIDPALRRRFLPGWGDRPVGLVFLGLAAFLDDDTLARTLDDLYEAVAPGSRLAVDFDTEELAGYPQALAMMGPAFRMRPPESFARLLGRWQPTADGIVPVARWRPDGTGEAVPDAFYGAVAVKPAG